The DNA sequence TAACTTCTTTTATACCAATAACTTGCTAGATGTACAATTCATGAGCGACGTTGAAAACGCAGATAGCTACCTGTGGAACTTTGGCGATGGCACAACCAGCACCACTGCCAACCCTTCTCATACTTACGAAATGGGCGGGACTTACACCGTCACCCTGGAGTTGACCAATGCATGTGGAACGACCCTATTGACGCAAGAAGTTGGCGTCATGCGCCCCATCCCCAGTGTAGCATTTACCACCAACGGGGATACACAAGGTTGCGCACCATTCAGTGTTACCTTCCTCAATCAGACCACCGATGCCGTAAGCTACCAATGGTCATTCCCCGGCGCTGATCCTTCAGCCTCAACGGACGAAAACCCAACCGTGGTGTACAACACGCCGGGCACTTACCCCGTACAGCTGACCGCCACCAATGAGACGGGAGATAGTATGCTGACGCAGATAGACTTCATCGAAGTACTTTCGCCTCCATTTGGCAACTTTACGGCCGAGGTCGATCTCCTGACCGTTGCTTTCACCAGCACCGTCAGTAATGCAAATAGTTATACCTGGTTTTTTGGCGATGGCAACAGCAGTCTGGAAGAAAACCCCGTACACACTTATCTCGAAGACGGCGTATACGAAGTCACACTGATAGTAGAAAATGATTGTGGAACGGTGAGTATTAGCAATTCAGTCAGCATTATGACGACTAGTCTGGAGGATGTCGACCTACAAATGGCCTGGCGACTCTACCCCAATCCCACTCGCAATAGTGTATGGCTGGAAGTGATTGACTGGCCTACAACCACAGCTGGCACCGTGACAATCTTCAACGCCCTGGGAGAACAGATGAGCCGACAAAGCATCAGCTTACCCAGCGGTAATTACCGAACGCCTTTGTCTTTAAACTTGCCCGCTGGGGTGTATTGGCTCCGGTTGGAGACGGATGCCTTTGGGGGAGGAATGAAGAAGGTGGTGGTGCAGTAAATTAACGTGAGGTGCTATGTCAATATAGCACCTCACGTTAATCTAATAACTCCAATCCCGCTTCCATACATCAATCAAATCAAAGCTGATCTTGAAGGAGCTATCCGGTTTGCGGTTGTTGGCATCAGCGACAACCCCAAATACGCCCACCCTCAGGCGGCGACGGGTTCCGATTTTAAACACCCTCTCCAAGCCGGCAAAAAGCTCCTGGTGGCGATAGTCGCCATCCTGTAGCCACAGCATCCCGCCACCTACAACCGTCTTGATGCGGGTCTTTTTCAGCAGTGGGATATTGTTGATGATCGCTCCGTTGAAGTGGTGAATGAAGTGTAGCTCAAAGTGCAGGTTAGTTGTTGTCAGCGAAGTATCCAACAACTGGAAAGAGTTCAGCGGATTGGAATACAGAAAGGGATCACTCTGGCGAAACTGCTTCCAGTCGATAAAGCGCAAATCATCCGTATTTACAAACTGGCCCACCTGGGCACGGTAGTGAGTGTTTCCCAATGCGCCCAATATAATATCTTGCTCCAGAGCTGCTTCCAGATAATCGAAGCGAATATCACTACCCAACGCTTTATCCCAACCTCTGCGGTGCAGCAGACTCAGCGTCGGCCATTTACTGCCCAAAATCACCTTGCGGTTGGGTTCGCGCATGTAGCGCTGCCCAGGAGTATAGCTGATGGTATTGGTAGAAACAAAGGCTTGGTAGCGCTCAAAATCTACCACTTCGTCACGGTCTGTCACTACATCCTCCAGGAATGAACCTACTTCGTATCCCGTGATGGGGCTCCGATCGTTCCAGGAGAAACTGCTGGTCAAGCGCAGCCCGTTCACTATTTCTATTTCATGGCCTACGCGTACCGCATCCAACAAGGTATAATTACTCGGCCGCAGCAGATTCAGATAAGCGTCGTACTGATTAATCGCCTCGAAGGAGCGCCCGCCGCTTACCGAAACACTCCCCAATCGGAAGGGATCGTAGCGGAACCAGGAGCTAAAATTACCCTGTACATCACCATTCCGTACGCCGTAATTAAGACTACCGGAATTGCTCCATACCCGGCCACTTTTATAGCGTTTGAAGCGAGACACATAAGGCCCTACCCGCCAACCACCTACCGGACTAAAATCGATCATAGCCGCCAGCGAGCTTACATAAAGATGCGATTCCTCCCGCCAGTTCTGGATACCTACCCCATCCCAGGCCAGCTCCAACAAACTGATCCGATTGTACAAATTTTCTACACTATCCCTATATACCGGGCTATTGCGCACCTCCTGGATACTGTCGCGCAGGTGAATCAGCTTTGCTTCGCGTTCTGCCAGCGCCTCGGTACGGGTGCCCGCCCAGTATTCCCCATCACGCTCATAAGCTTCAGTGGTAGTAACAGCCACTTCGTTGCCAAAAAACTTATCCGGGAAAACGTAATTGTGCTCGTAATCAGAATACCGCAAAACGGTCGACCCCTCAAAAGTCTTGCGCTTGCCTTGCTTACTTTGGTAGTAAAACGCCAGGCGATCTACCGTCCATAGGCTGTCGCCAATCTCCGTATAAGATTGCTCAATTCGGAAGTTATCGCCAAACAACAGCGTCCCCGTAGGCAGCTCCAGTTCCAGGCGCTGTATTGTCCACTCGTTTTCCACAATCCAGATCGTCCCCTTCACCGTAGAGTT is a window from the Lewinella sp. LCG006 genome containing:
- a CDS encoding DUF5686 and carboxypeptidase regulatory-like domain-containing protein, with translation MLTFFSRLPLRISFLLSLFLLIGGQFLHSQVITGRIINEFREPLPYANVYVQQLQTGTVSDGEGNYEMRVDVEGEYNLVFSSLGYESKSERVMLVGDTAWVNVQLSTSTFDLEEIVVSAKDKDPAYAVIRKVIENKEQQLRSADSYRTKVYLKAVEEREVTPATDAPKVEVDLSAPDADPFAAEKAENQALLSGLNLVEMEVMLNYQFPRQYKEERTAYQAYGNTNGLFLPVFAETDFNFYRNLVYLPGIADAPVISPLSNNAILSYKYELLGTTYLNGALVNEIKVIPRKEGNSTVKGTIWIVENEWTIQRLELELPTGTLLFGDNFRIEQSYTEIGDSLWTVDRLAFYYQSKQGKRKTFEGSTVLRYSDYEHNYVFPDKFFGNEVAVTTTEAYERDGEYWAGTRTEALAEREAKLIHLRDSIQEVRNSPVYRDSVENLYNRISLLELAWDGVGIQNWREESHLYVSSLAAMIDFSPVGGWRVGPYVSRFKRYKSGRVWSNSGSLNYGVRNGDVQGNFSSWFRYDPFRLGSVSVSGGRSFEAINQYDAYLNLLRPSNYTLLDAVRVGHEIEIVNGLRLTSSFSWNDRSPITGYEVGSFLEDVVTDRDEVVDFERYQAFVSTNTISYTPGQRYMREPNRKVILGSKWPTLSLLHRRGWDKALGSDIRFDYLEAALEQDIILGALGNTHYRAQVGQFVNTDDLRFIDWKQFRQSDPFLYSNPLNSFQLLDTSLTTTNLHFELHFIHHFNGAIINNIPLLKKTRIKTVVGGGMLWLQDGDYRHQELFAGLERVFKIGTRRRLRVGVFGVVADANNRKPDSSFKISFDLIDVWKRDWSY